From a region of the Streptococcus ruminantium genome:
- a CDS encoding toprim domain-containing protein, whose amino-acid sequence MTRIKAVKQKAILNVAESLGYSFRRLSGHIYEHPDHDSFRIFADTNTFKWFSRDIQGDVIDFVQLVAGVSFKEAVSYLENGDFEQAKVIEETYQPFHYCLHEEPFQQARFYLKDIRGLSDQTIHTFDRQGLLAQAIYQAESVLVFKSCDHNGILQAASLQGLVKNEEKHDRGYLRKITKGSHGHVGISFDIGNPKRLIFCESVIDMMSYYQLHHKQLSDVRLISMEGLKLSVIAYQVLRLAAEEQGKLEFLDTVKPSRLSHYLQAIQETTTFFQNHSNALTLAVDNDEAGREFCQKLIDKGLLIAQDLPPLQGLETKSDWNDIVKRQKELSLRDLIQSAQTKVIRDHPPPKRERAMEL is encoded by the coding sequence ATGACACGAATAAAAGCAGTAAAACAAAAGGCCATTTTAAATGTGGCTGAAAGTCTGGGTTATTCCTTCAGACGTTTATCAGGACACATTTATGAACACCCAGACCATGATTCCTTTCGGATTTTTGCGGATACTAATACTTTCAAATGGTTTTCAAGAGATATACAAGGGGATGTGATAGACTTTGTTCAATTAGTGGCAGGTGTTTCTTTCAAAGAGGCTGTGTCTTATCTTGAAAATGGAGATTTTGAACAAGCTAAGGTGATAGAAGAAACTTATCAACCGTTTCACTATTGTTTGCATGAAGAACCCTTTCAGCAAGCACGTTTTTACTTAAAAGACATCCGTGGCCTAAGTGATCAGACTATTCATACCTTTGACAGACAAGGATTGCTTGCTCAAGCTATTTATCAAGCGGAGTCGGTTTTAGTATTTAAAAGCTGTGACCATAATGGGATCTTACAGGCCGCAAGCCTTCAAGGTCTCGTCAAAAATGAAGAAAAACACGATCGAGGTTATCTCAGAAAAATCACGAAAGGATCTCATGGCCATGTCGGTATTAGTTTCGATATTGGGAATCCTAAGCGACTCATTTTTTGTGAATCAGTTATCGATATGATGAGTTATTATCAGCTTCATCACAAGCAGCTATCAGATGTTCGCCTGATTTCAATGGAAGGCTTAAAACTTTCAGTGATTGCTTACCAAGTCTTGCGTCTAGCAGCAGAGGAACAGGGGAAATTGGAATTTCTAGATACAGTAAAACCAAGCAGACTTAGCCATTATCTTCAGGCAATACAAGAGACGACAACCTTCTTCCAAAACCATTCAAATGCATTAACATTGGCTGTTGATAACGATGAGGCAGGAAGAGAATTTTGTCAGAAACTTATAGACAAAGGACTTCTAATCGCTCAAGATTTACCACCATTGCAGGGACTTGAAACAAAGTCAGATTGGAATGATATTGTGAAACGACAAAAGGAATTATCTTTAAGAGATCTTATCCAGTCAGCCCAAACAAAAGTCATTAGAGATCATCCTCCACCAAAACGAGAGCGTGCTATGGAATTGTGA
- a CDS encoding DUF5965 family protein: MSVIERLAEKVARQEEKVSRETEKLENYRDQLQTAMYSTFIKRQQSSQLSFHEALEQAFGKETTLHPDYRNEDIE; the protein is encoded by the coding sequence ATGAGTGTGATTGAACGTCTGGCTGAAAAAGTAGCTAGACAAGAAGAAAAGGTCTCACGTGAGACGGAGAAATTGGAAAACTATCGAGACCAACTACAAACTGCTATGTACAGTACCTTTATCAAACGGCAACAATCTAGTCAGTTGTCATTTCATGAAGCACTAGAGCAAGCCTTTGGTAAAGAAACCACACTACACCCAGATTACAGAAATGAGGATATAGAATGA
- a CDS encoding DUF5945 family protein, with product MSKTWNFDQPLDDVKPTSSHEERAKIAALFHKQDEKPIEEVDYVAAFEQQQKESKSKDDQTPESKVKQSQPKKVNITSDYKQHLADTIAQNNKDISACQKQIEELYQLIDEKKIQNKKLQAISVAIDDL from the coding sequence ATGAGTAAAACATGGAATTTTGATCAACCACTAGATGATGTGAAACCAACATCGTCCCATGAAGAACGAGCTAAAATCGCAGCACTTTTCCATAAACAGGATGAAAAACCAATTGAAGAAGTAGATTATGTGGCTGCTTTTGAACAGCAACAAAAGGAGTCAAAATCTAAAGATGACCAAACGCCGGAATCAAAAGTTAAACAAAGTCAACCTAAGAAAGTAAATATCACAAGTGACTACAAACAGCACTTGGCAGATACCATTGCACAAAACAACAAGGATATTTCCGCCTGTCAGAAGCAAATTGAAGAACTTTATCAATTGATTGATGAAAAGAAAATCCAAAATAAAAAGTTACAGGCTATTTCAGTAGCCATTGATGATTTATAA
- a CDS encoding cyclic GMP-AMP synthase DncV-like nucleotidyltransferase, which produces MPTLQSQFIKFHDTIKLDADDKKVLIDKRKKVEEVINNGVSEFGKSFFNQGSYSTYTGILPIDEGDYDLDRGLKIDVDRHSNSPKEVKKFIFDALVSEFGENRVKVKNPCVTVSFPEDNVHIDIAVYCTENDNYFLARGKLNSIDENIKWEEADPVELTKKINNAMENSEDRYQFRRVIRYLKRWKDLKFKNQDNRPTGIGISVFAVSNFSVSKKVDYLSGNTTYDDISALRNLVNTMINSFSGTYDVDRDLFYPRLEVYLPVKPYTDVYERVSNIQMEAFKNKLEKLRDSLDEAIKSTDLSESTKILSKQFGDDFPIIEQKETAENFGTRAIISDYPSA; this is translated from the coding sequence ATGCCAACTTTACAGTCACAGTTTATTAAATTTCACGACACAATTAAGCTAGATGCTGATGATAAAAAGGTTTTAATCGACAAACGTAAAAAGGTTGAAGAAGTAATTAACAATGGTGTTTCAGAATTTGGAAAAAGCTTTTTTAACCAAGGAAGCTACTCAACTTACACAGGTATTTTACCGATCGATGAAGGAGATTATGACTTAGATAGAGGTTTAAAAATCGATGTTGATAGACATTCGAATTCTCCTAAAGAGGTAAAAAAATTTATTTTTGATGCACTAGTCTCCGAATTTGGTGAAAATAGAGTCAAAGTAAAAAATCCATGTGTGACAGTATCATTTCCTGAAGATAATGTTCACATTGATATAGCGGTGTATTGTACTGAAAATGATAACTATTTTTTAGCCAGAGGAAAACTTAATAGTATTGATGAAAATATTAAATGGGAGGAAGCAGACCCTGTAGAATTAACGAAAAAAATTAATAATGCTATGGAGAACTCCGAAGACAGATACCAATTTCGGAGAGTAATTCGTTACTTAAAAAGATGGAAAGATCTCAAATTTAAAAATCAAGATAATAGACCGACAGGAATTGGAATTTCAGTTTTTGCTGTCAGTAATTTTTCTGTAAGCAAAAAAGTAGACTATTTATCAGGAAACACTACTTATGATGATATTTCAGCTTTAAGAAATTTAGTAAATACTATGATTAATTCATTTTCGGGTACATATGATGTTGACAGAGACTTATTTTATCCGAGATTAGAGGTTTACTTACCGGTTAAGCCATATACCGATGTATATGAAAGGGTATCAAATATACAAATGGAAGCCTTTAAGAATAAATTAGAAAAATTAAGAGACTCACTAGATGAGGCAATAAAGTCTACTGATTTAAGTGAGTCTACAAAAATATTGAGTAAACAGTTTGGTGATGATTTTCCTATTATTGAACAAAAAGAGACAGCAGAAAACTTTGGAACTCGGGCTATAATCAGTGATTATCCAAGTGCTTAG